In the genome of Nyctibius grandis isolate bNycGra1 chromosome 18, bNycGra1.pri, whole genome shotgun sequence, one region contains:
- the OVCA2 gene encoding esterase OVCA2 → MSERRPLRLLGLHGYRQSARRFRQRTGALRKALRGRAELVAVSAPHAVPGCGEDDDRDDPPRGWWFSGPGTFEAGEAAAAPAGLEESLSAVAAALAEHGPFDGLLGFSQGAALAAMVCALRARGDPRFPVAFAILVAGFASRAPAHGHFYREPIALPTLHVVGDADAVIAAPLSRELARHFVEPVVLSHPGGHFVPAAVPQKKVYLDFLDRFQPGQGQAEPPGAGDV, encoded by the coding sequence ATGTCGGAGCGGCGGCCGCTGCGGCTGCTGGGCCTGCACGGCTACCGGCAGAGCGCGCGCCGCTTCCGCCAGCGCACCGGGGCGCTGCGCAAGGCCCTGCGCGGCCGCGCCGAGCTGGTGGCGGTCAGCGCCCCGCACGCCGTGCCCGGCTGCGGGGAGGATGACGATAGGGACGACCCCCCCCGCGGCTGGTGGTTCTCGGGGCCCGGCACCTTTGaggcgggggaggcggcggcggcgccggcgggGCTGGAGGAGTCTCTGTCGGCCGtggcggcggcgctggcggAGCACGGGCCCTTCGACGGGCTGCTGGGCTTCAGCCAGGGCGCGGCGCTGGCCGCCATGGTGTGCGCCCTGCGGGCCCGCGGCGACCCCCGCTTCCCCGTGGCCTTCGCCATCCTGGTGGCCGGCTTCGCCAGCCGCGCCCCGGCCCACGGCCACTTCTACCGGGAGCCCATCGCCCTGCCCACGCTGCACGTCGTGGGCGATGCTGACGCCGTCATCGCCGCCCCCCTCAGCAGGGAGCTGGCCCGGCACTTCGTGGAGCCCGTTGTCCTCAGCCACCCCGGCGGGCACTTCGTCCCGGCGGCTGTGCCGCAGAAGAAGGTGTACCTGGACTTCTTGGACCGCTTCCAGCCCGGACAGGGCCAGGCCGAGCCCCCGGGGGCTGGGGATGTTTGA